TGTTGGCCTGCGTGGCGTTGACGCCGCGCGCGTTGTTCTTCACCTCTTCGAAGTCCCAGCCCTCGCCGTAGACGTAGATGGCCTTGCCGTCCACGCCGTCCTTCTCCACGGTGAGCGCGTCCAGCGTGGCGCGCAGCTTCACCATGTTGGACTTCATGTGGTGGCCCATCAGGTCGAAGCGGAAGCCGTCCACCTTGTAGGCCGTGGCCCACGTCATGACGGAGTCGATGAGCAGCTTCTCCATCATCGCGTTCTCGGACGCGGTGTTCTGGCAGCAGGTGCTCGTCTCCACGTTCCCGTCGTCGCTGAGGCGGTGGTAGTAGCCCGGCACGATGCGGTCCAGCACGCTCCTGGCGTTCTGCCCGGAGGCGTTGGTGTGGTTGTAGACCACGTCCATCACCACGCGCAGGCCGTGCTGGTTGAGCGACTGGACCATCTCCCGGAACTCCACCGTGCGCGTGGGGCCCTGCGCGTTCGTGGAGTAGCTGCCCTCCGGCACCGTGTAGTGGTACGGGTCATAGCCCCAGTTGAAGCCGTCCAGGTCCGCCACGGCCTTCACCGCGGCCTGCTGCTGGTCGGAGTCCGGCGGCAGCGACACCAGGTCGCCCGCGGGCTTCTGCTGCTGCGCGCGGTCCTCGTTGATGGTCGCGATGTCGAACACCGGCAGCAGGTGCACGTGCGTCAGGCCCGCCTTCGCCAGCCGCGTCAGGTGCTTCATGCCGTCCGAGTCCCGCGTGAACGCCTTGAACGTGCCGCGCTCGTTCTCCGGCACCGTCAGGTCGTTGATGCTGAAGTCGCGCGCGTGCAGCTCATAGAGGACGATGTCCTCCGGGGCCTCCAGCTTCGGCTTCGCCAGCGCGCTCCAGCCCTGCGGCGCGAGCGTGGCGTCCGCCAGGTCCACCACCTGGCTGAGCTCGCTGTTGATGGACAGGGCCACCGAGTACGGGTCGGTGACGCGGTTGGTGACCACCCGGCCTTCCCTGCGGGCGTAGACCTCCACCTCGTACAGGTAGAAGCGGTTCTTCCACGTCGCGTCGCCGGTCGCGCTCCACACGCCCTTGGCCCCGGCCGTCATGGCCACGCGGGAGAAGGTCCCCGCGGGGTTGGCCCCGTCGAACAGGAGCACGTTCACGCTCTTCGCGGTGGGCGCCCAGACGCGCAGCGTGGGGATGCCGGCCGCGAACGTCACGCCCAGCGCGCCGTCATACGTGTCCAGGTCGTCCAGCGCGCCCGCCAGCTGCGCGCTGGTGGCGTCCAGCAGCACGCCCGCCGCGCTCGTCGCGGACAGGGCCACCTGGCCCTTGAGCCACGTGGCCGCGTTCGCCACGTCCGCCTGCGAGAGCTTGAGCACCTTGCGGCCCACGAGGTTCGGGAAGCGCGCCGCCTGCGCCGCGCTGAGGCCCGCGGCGTCCAGCGTCAGCGTCACGGCGCCGCCGCCCTGCACGCCGGTGCTGTCGAGCGTCATGCCCCCCGTGGGAGCCGTGTGCAGCTTGAACACCGTGCCTTCGGGCACCGCGACCTCCGGGCTCCACACCACCGTGTCGCGCGCGATCCAATGCGCCCGCGCCAGCAGCAGGTTGCCCGCGGGCGCGCCCGCGGCCCGGATGGTGACCTTCTTGGATTCGCCGGAGTCGAAGGTGAACACCATCTCCTGGCCGTCCTCCTCCACGGTGAACGTGGCGTTGCTGCTGGGGTAGGCCGTGGTCCAGTTCTCGTCGAGCGCGACCTTGCACTCGTAGTTGCCCTTCGTCAGCGCCTTCGTGGTGAAGGTGTAGATGCCGTCGCCGTCCGGGTCCTGCATCATCGTGCGCAGGCAGTCCGGCGACCAGTCACCCGGACAGCCCAGCTGTGCCTGGAGCGTGCCCGCCACCGTCGCGATGGTGCTGGAGCGGTTGCTCGTCACGTACAGCGTCGTGGCGTCGAAGTAGAACTTCACCGCCCCCGCCGTCGTCTGCTTCAGCACCACGTCCGCGCCGCCGGGGCCGCCGTGCGTCTGGGCCAGGGTGCCGTCCAGCGCGACCTTGAAGTGCCACGTGCCCACCGGCACGTTGAACGAGCCCTGCCACTTGTCATCCGCCGCGTCGTACGTCAGCGCCGTCTGCGCGCAGGTCGGGTCGTTGTCCGCCGCGCAGCCCGCTTCGGTCTGCAGGTCGCCAATGACTGTCACGGACGTGGGCGCCGCCAGCGACGAGAGGGGAATCAGCGCGGCGAACAGCCCGCCGAACGCGAGCGCGCGCACCGCGCGGGGAACTCTGAATGGAACTCTCAGAAGAAGCCTCCAGGTGTGGAAATCTCTGGCCAGGGTAGCAGTCAGCTCCCCCACAAGTGGCCTTCGGAGGTTTTTCCAGTCTTACCGGACCCGTTGGATGGCCGGGTTGGGGCTGGAGGAGCCACCCTCCCAGGTTGGGTGGGGAGGGGCGCTGGGATGAGACGCGGTGCGGTAGGAGTCACGCGCTCCGTCGAAGTCGCTCACGCCCTGCGTCACGCGGGTGTGCAGAGGACGACATCCGGGACATGCCGCGTTGCGGCATCAGCCGATTGTTCCGACGACCCTTCACCCATTCTCAGACTGTTGGATACAGTGCCGCGCCCAGATGTTCTTTCGTCCCCCCTGCCGACAATCGAACGCTGCCCCCCACCGTGGTTGGTGGCACCCGTGGTTCCAGGGACTTGCTGCTTTGTGTCTGGCGGGGTGCGCCACGGCGCCGGAGACGCCGACCCGCCCCGCGACGGAGGCCGTCGCGACGCAGCCCGCCGCGCCCGTGACGGAGGCCGCTCCGGCCCCCGCGGCCCCCCCGGCGCCGGTCGTACAGGTCCCGGAGAACAAGGAACCCGCGCGGCCTTGGGGCGACGAGGTGCTGTACTTCGTGGTGGTGGATCGCTTCGCGGACGGCGACCCCACGAACAACGAGCCGGGCGACGTGAAGGCGCCGGGCACCTTCCACGGCGGCGACCTGAAGGGGCTCACCGCGAAGCTGGAGGAGCTGTCCTCGCTGGGCGTGACGGCGCTGTGGGTGACGCCGCTCTTGAAGCAGATCCCCGGCTTCGTCACCGGCTCTGGCTTTCCGGACTGGGGCTACCACGGCTATTGGGCGGATGACTTCCACGCGTTGGATCCGCGCTTCGGCACGGAGGCGGACTTCAAGGCGCTGGTGGACGCGGCGCACGCGCGCGGCATCCGCGTGCTGTTGGACGTCGTCTACAACCACCCGGGCTACAACTCGCGCTACCTGAAGGACCACCCGGACTGGCTGCGCTCCGAGGACCAGGGCACCTGCGGCCAGGACGACCTGACGTCGTGCGTGGCGGGCCTGCCGGACTTCAAGACGGAAGTACCGGAGGTGGCGAAGTACCTGCTGGACGCGCAGCTGGACTGGGCGAAGCGCTCCGGCGTGGATGGCTTCCGGCTGGACACCGTGAAGCACGTGTCCCACGACTTCTGGAAGGAACACCGCCGCCGCACGCGCGCGGAGGTGTCCCCGGACTTCTTCCTGCTGGGCGAGGTGTGGGGCGGCGACGTGCAGGTGCTGGAGCCCTACTTCACCCCGGATGAGATGGACGCCGGGTTCGACTTCGCCTTCCAGGGCAACACGCTGGGCTTCCTCCAGGGGCGTGGCCGCACGGTGGCGTTCGACCGCTACCTCCAGTCGCGCGCAAAGGTGACGCCGGGGCACCACCTGGCGCACTTCCTGTCGTCGCACGACGTGGACGGGGCGCTGCACCAGTTGCAGGGCAACGTGACGCTCTTCCGCCTGGCCGCCACGCTGCAACTGACGACGAGCGGCATCCCGGTCATCTACTACGGCGAGGAGGTGGGCCGCGCGGGCGGGGACTGGCCGCGGAACCGAAGCGACATGCCGTGGGGCAGGCAGGCGGTGAAGCCCGGGGCCGGAAAGAAGCGCGACGAGGCCCTGCGCGAGTACTACAAGCGCCTCATCTCCATCCGCCGTGCGCACCCGGCGCTGTCGCGCGGCACGCATGAGCCGCTCTCCACGGAAGGCGACGTGTATGTCTTCCAGCGCAAGGACGCGGGTTCGGGCGACACGGTGGTGGTCGCGGTGAACCGCGGCAAGACGAAGGGCGCGGCGTCGGTGCCGTGGCCGGAAGGTTGGACGGGCGTCGCGGAGGTGGAGGACCTGCTGAACGGAGGGCGGACGAAGGCTGGCGCCACGCTGGAGCTGGCGCTTCCGCCGCAGTCCGCGCGCATCCTCGGGCGCGTGAAGTGAGGCACCCGGAGGACGCGCAGAACCTGACCCGGACGTGCTGCTGTCACCGGCGCGAGCGGGGCTCTTGCTGGAGGGCCTGATGGCCGGCGTGTCGTTCAAGGACGTGGCGAAGCGGTACGGAGACGTGTCGGTCATCGAGGGGCTCAACCTCGATATCCGCGACCATGAGTTCATGGTCCTCGTGGGGCCGTCCGGTTGCGGCAAGTCCACGGCGCTCCGGATGATCGCCGGCCTGGAGGAGATCTCCGGAGGCACCATCTCCATCGGTCCGCGCGCGGTGAACGCGCTGCCGCCGAAGGACCGGGACGTCTCCATGGTGTTCCAGAACTACGCGCTCTATCCGCACATGACGGTGCGGCAGAACCTGGAGTTCGGCCTCAAGATCCGCAAGACGCCCAAGCCGGAGATGGACAAGCTGGTGGACGAGGCGGCGGAGATCCTGGGCATCTCGCACCTGCTGGACCGCAAGCCCAAGCAGCTGTCCGGCGGTCAGCGCCAGCGCGTGGCCCTGGGCCGCGCCATCGTGCGCAAGCCCGCGGTGTTCCTCTTCGACGAGCCGCTCTCCAACCTGGACGCGAAGCTGCGCGTGCAGATGCGCTCGGAGATCAAGAAGCTCCAGAACCGGCTCCAGGTCACGTCCGTCTACGTCACGCACGACCAGATTGAAGCGATGACCATGGGCCACCGCATCGCGGTGATGAAGGACGGCAAGCTCCAGCAGCTGGGCACGCCGCTGGAGGTCTACGAGAAGCCGGTCAACGTCTTCGTGGCGCAGTTCATCGGCACGCCGCCCATCAACATGCTCGGCGCCACGCTGGACGCGGACGGCACGTCGCTTTCGGGCGACGGCTTCACGCTGCCGGTGCCCCAGGCGCTGCGCGCGGCGACGGCGGGCAAGGGCGGCCGCAAGCTGAAGGTGGGCCTGCGCCCGGACAACATCCTGCCCCAGGGCGCGTCCGCGCGCGGCGAGTCCGCGCCCACCGAGGCGCGCGTGGAGCTGGTGGAGCCCCTGGGCAACGAGCTCATCGTGCACGCCCGGTTGGGAGACAACCCGCTGGTCTTCCGCCTGCCACCCCAGGCCACCCCAGAGCCGGGCGCCTCCGTGCCCGTGAGGGTGGAGCTGGAGTCCTTGCACCTCTTCGACGCTGATTCCGAGCTGCGGCTGTCCGTTTGATATCCCGGAGGCTTTCCCCCATGACCCACCTGCGAACGTTGCTCGCGGCCCTCTGTCTGTGCGCAGTCGGCCTGTTGCCCGTCCCGTCCTTCGCCGCCACGGAGCTGGTGCTCTGGCACGCCTACCGCGCGGAGGAGAAGGCCGCCCTGGAGAAGGTGGTCGCCGAGTACAACAAGGCCAACGAGGGCAAGGTCAAGGTCACCACGCTGGCGGTGCCCTACGACGCCTACGCGGACAAGATCTCCGCCACGGTGCCGCGCGGCAAGGGCCCGGACCTCTTCATCTTCGCGCAGGACCGGCTGGGCGGCTGGATTGAAGCGGGCAACACGGTGGAGCCCATCGACTTCTTCCTGGATGACGCGACGAAGAAGCGCTTCATCCCCACGACGATGGAGGCGATGACCTACCGCGGGACCGCGTACGGCCTGCCGCTGAACTACAAGGTCATCACGCTCATCTACAACAAGAAGCTGGTCCCCACGCCGCCCAAGACGTCCGGCGAGATGGTGACGATGGCGAAGAAGCTCACCGACGCGAAGGCGGGCCGCTTCGGCCTCGCGTACGCGTACAACGACTTCTACTACCACGCGGCGGTGATGAACGGCTTCGGCGGCGGCGTGTTCGACGCGAAGAACGCCCCCACGATGAACTCGCCCGCCAACGTGAAGTCGGTGGAGCAGGTGCTCAAGTGGAAGAACAAGGACGGCATCCTGCCCGCGGAGCCTTCCAGCGCGCTCATCACCTCCCT
This Corallococcus silvisoli DNA region includes the following protein-coding sequences:
- a CDS encoding ABC transporter ATP-binding protein; amino-acid sequence: MAGVSFKDVAKRYGDVSVIEGLNLDIRDHEFMVLVGPSGCGKSTALRMIAGLEEISGGTISIGPRAVNALPPKDRDVSMVFQNYALYPHMTVRQNLEFGLKIRKTPKPEMDKLVDEAAEILGISHLLDRKPKQLSGGQRQRVALGRAIVRKPAVFLFDEPLSNLDAKLRVQMRSEIKKLQNRLQVTSVYVTHDQIEAMTMGHRIAVMKDGKLQQLGTPLEVYEKPVNVFVAQFIGTPPINMLGATLDADGTSLSGDGFTLPVPQALRAATAGKGGRKLKVGLRPDNILPQGASARGESAPTEARVELVEPLGNELIVHARLGDNPLVFRLPPQATPEPGASVPVRVELESLHLFDADSELRLSV
- a CDS encoding alpha-amylase family glycosyl hydrolase; translated protein: MCLAGCATAPETPTRPATEAVATQPAAPVTEAAPAPAAPPAPVVQVPENKEPARPWGDEVLYFVVVDRFADGDPTNNEPGDVKAPGTFHGGDLKGLTAKLEELSSLGVTALWVTPLLKQIPGFVTGSGFPDWGYHGYWADDFHALDPRFGTEADFKALVDAAHARGIRVLLDVVYNHPGYNSRYLKDHPDWLRSEDQGTCGQDDLTSCVAGLPDFKTEVPEVAKYLLDAQLDWAKRSGVDGFRLDTVKHVSHDFWKEHRRRTRAEVSPDFFLLGEVWGGDVQVLEPYFTPDEMDAGFDFAFQGNTLGFLQGRGRTVAFDRYLQSRAKVTPGHHLAHFLSSHDVDGALHQLQGNVTLFRLAATLQLTTSGIPVIYYGEEVGRAGGDWPRNRSDMPWGRQAVKPGAGKKRDEALREYYKRLISIRRAHPALSRGTHEPLSTEGDVYVFQRKDAGSGDTVVVAVNRGKTKGAASVPWPEGWTGVAEVEDLLNGGRTKAGATLELALPPQSARILGRVK
- a CDS encoding extracellular solute-binding protein; protein product: MTHLRTLLAALCLCAVGLLPVPSFAATELVLWHAYRAEEKAALEKVVAEYNKANEGKVKVTTLAVPYDAYADKISATVPRGKGPDLFIFAQDRLGGWIEAGNTVEPIDFFLDDATKKRFIPTTMEAMTYRGTAYGLPLNYKVITLIYNKKLVPTPPKTSGEMVTMAKKLTDAKAGRFGLAYAYNDFYYHAAVMNGFGGGVFDAKNAPTMNSPANVKSVEQVLKWKNKDGILPAEPSSALITSLFNEGKAAMVFSGPWFLGEVSKDVDYGLARLPTLDENKGTPMKPWMTVEGVYVAAPSKNKEAAYDFAKFLTDAAPGRTLALEGRQSPANQAVYQDAKVAADPLLKAMKDQVDVAVPMPNLPEMSMVWTPATSAMNTVFKNTATPKAALDAAQKSVAKDVAGLRKK
- the pulA gene encoding pullulanase-type alpha-1,6-glucosidase, giving the protein MRALAFGGLFAALIPLSSLAAPTSVTVIGDLQTEAGCAADNDPTCAQTALTYDAADDKWQGSFNVPVGTWHFKVALDGTLAQTHGGPGGADVVLKQTTAGAVKFYFDATTLYVTSNRSSTIATVAGTLQAQLGCPGDWSPDCLRTMMQDPDGDGIYTFTTKALTKGNYECKVALDENWTTAYPSSNATFTVEEDGQEMVFTFDSGESKKVTIRAAGAPAGNLLLARAHWIARDTVVWSPEVAVPEGTVFKLHTAPTGGMTLDSTGVQGGGAVTLTLDAAGLSAAQAARFPNLVGRKVLKLSQADVANAATWLKGQVALSATSAAGVLLDATSAQLAGALDDLDTYDGALGVTFAAGIPTLRVWAPTAKSVNVLLFDGANPAGTFSRVAMTAGAKGVWSATGDATWKNRFYLYEVEVYARREGRVVTNRVTDPYSVALSINSELSQVVDLADATLAPQGWSALAKPKLEAPEDIVLYELHARDFSINDLTVPENERGTFKAFTRDSDGMKHLTRLAKAGLTHVHLLPVFDIATINEDRAQQQKPAGDLVSLPPDSDQQQAAVKAVADLDGFNWGYDPYHYTVPEGSYSTNAQGPTRTVEFREMVQSLNQHGLRVVMDVVYNHTNASGQNARSVLDRIVPGYYHRLSDDGNVETSTCCQNTASENAMMEKLLIDSVMTWATAYKVDGFRFDLMGHHMKSNMVKLRATLDALTVEKDGVDGKAIYVYGEGWDFEEVKNNARGVNATQANMAGTGIGTFNDRLRDAARGGGPFSGLQDQGFISGLLSAPNNTNQGTEAAQKDRLLVYGDWIRVGLTGNLKDYPLVDRTGKTVTGEGVDYNGAKAGYTLDPQEVITYVSAHDNETLFDAIQLKAPRDLTMAERVRMQNLGLSLVALSQGIPFFHAGDELLRSKSLDRNSYNSGDWFNKLDWTYQSNNWGVGLPPAADNEGNWQLFKPMLADAALKPSPADILRARDHFEELLAIRKSSRLFRLRTGAEVTQLVRFENTGPNQIPGLIVMAMQDHGTNEEGKRAIVLFNGTNAAQTFKADGYKSLKLKLHPVQQASTDPVVRTSAYDAATGGFTVPARTTAVFVSEDKVVDPDPGDPQEPQDPDKSDGCGCQSTVPGPLGAVSLLMLCGLALKLRRRRA